A genome region from Methanobacterium subterraneum includes the following:
- a CDS encoding heavy metal translocating P-type ATPase, whose translation MAKYSKKKAEIKISGMHCASCALNVEKSLQGLEGVGEAQVNFGTEKATVEYDPDKLKLQDLEKTVEDVGYGVVNEKVIIKVGGMTCAMCVQAIEGVLGKISGVSEVNVNLAAEKAFVTYNPQMTSVAEMRQAIEDLGYEYLGLEGETSEDQEEKIRQADLNGKRNRFIVAFAVSVPLMVLMYAGVMLPFNMAYFMLAVTILPFIYVSHPIFSAGYRSLQNRNLNMDVMYSLGIGVAFISSILGTFNIVLTPEFMFYETALMLAGFLMLGRWLEARAKGRTGTAIKKLVGLQAKTATVLRDDGDGEGLETQVPVEDVLVGDNVLVKPGERIPVDGKVVSGESYVDESMITGEPIPSLKNAGSGVVGGTINQNGVLKFRAEKIGKDTTLAQIIKLVESAQGSKPPVQRIADRAVSYFIPTVLTIAIAAFIGWYFLLGSTLLFGLTILISILVVACPCALGLATPTAVTVGIGRGAELGILVKNGEALEISEKLTTVLFDKTGTLTKGKPEVTNIIGTATDDKTLLYIAASVEKNSQHPLAEAIVTKARDNDIKLSDSEGFNTFAGKGVFATVNGKSILIGNRTLLMENNVEIVDDDEEMISKLEEEGKTAVLVALNNAFSGILGVADTLKENTPMAISELKKMHLEVAMITGDNPRTAEAIARKIGIDQVMAGVLPEDKSAEVKRLQDKGKVVAFVGDGINDAPALAQADVGIAIGSGTDVAIESGEIVLINDNLLDAVAGVQLSEKVMGRIKLNLFWAFAYNTILIPVAAGLLYPTFGITFRPEYAGLAMALSSVTIVTLSLLLKGYIPPSKKLGVV comes from the coding sequence ATGGCAAAATATTCTAAAAAAAAGGCAGAAATCAAGATTTCAGGTATGCACTGTGCCTCCTGCGCATTGAATGTTGAAAAATCATTGCAGGGATTGGAAGGTGTTGGAGAAGCCCAAGTTAATTTTGGAACGGAGAAAGCCACTGTGGAATACGATCCAGATAAGTTAAAACTCCAGGATCTGGAGAAAACTGTGGAAGATGTTGGTTACGGTGTGGTGAATGAAAAGGTTATTATCAAGGTGGGAGGCATGACTTGTGCCATGTGTGTCCAGGCCATTGAAGGAGTTTTGGGAAAGATCAGTGGAGTGAGTGAAGTTAACGTGAATCTGGCTGCTGAAAAAGCCTTTGTAACCTACAACCCTCAGATGACCAGTGTGGCTGAAATGCGCCAGGCCATTGAAGACCTGGGATATGAATATCTGGGATTGGAAGGAGAAACCAGCGAAGATCAGGAGGAAAAAATACGGCAGGCTGATCTTAATGGTAAAAGGAACCGTTTTATTGTTGCTTTTGCTGTTTCCGTTCCGTTGATGGTGTTGATGTATGCAGGGGTGATGTTACCCTTTAACATGGCTTATTTCATGCTTGCAGTAACTATTTTGCCCTTTATCTACGTCAGTCACCCTATCTTTTCTGCAGGTTATCGTTCCCTCCAAAATCGTAACCTGAACATGGATGTGATGTATTCCCTGGGTATTGGTGTGGCCTTTATCTCCAGTATATTGGGAACCTTCAACATCGTGCTCACCCCTGAATTCATGTTCTATGAAACCGCACTGATGCTGGCTGGTTTTCTAATGCTGGGAAGGTGGCTGGAAGCACGTGCTAAAGGCCGTACCGGCACGGCTATAAAGAAACTGGTGGGTTTGCAGGCTAAAACTGCCACCGTTCTCAGGGATGATGGAGATGGAGAAGGTTTAGAAACCCAGGTACCAGTGGAGGATGTTCTGGTTGGTGATAACGTGCTGGTGAAACCAGGTGAACGGATACCAGTGGATGGGAAGGTGGTTTCCGGGGAAAGTTACGTTGATGAATCCATGATCACCGGGGAACCAATACCCTCCCTTAAGAATGCAGGTTCTGGGGTGGTTGGTGGGACCATAAATCAGAACGGGGTTTTAAAATTCCGGGCCGAAAAAATCGGTAAAGACACTACCCTGGCCCAGATAATTAAACTGGTTGAATCTGCTCAAGGATCTAAACCCCCTGTTCAGAGGATAGCTGACCGTGCAGTTAGTTATTTCATCCCCACCGTCCTTACCATAGCTATTGCTGCTTTCATAGGGTGGTACTTCCTCCTGGGGAGCACTCTACTCTTTGGACTCACCATCCTAATATCCATCCTGGTAGTGGCCTGTCCCTGTGCTCTTGGTCTGGCCACCCCCACCGCAGTGACTGTAGGGATTGGGCGGGGTGCAGAACTGGGCATACTGGTTAAAAATGGTGAAGCCCTGGAAATATCCGAGAAGTTAACTACTGTTCTCTTTGACAAAACCGGTACCCTGACAAAGGGAAAACCGGAAGTTACCAACATCATAGGAACTGCCACGGATGATAAAACTTTACTGTACATTGCAGCCAGTGTGGAGAAGAATTCACAACACCCCCTGGCCGAGGCAATTGTAACTAAAGCCCGGGATAATGATATAAAATTATCCGATAGTGAAGGATTCAACACCTTCGCCGGTAAAGGTGTATTCGCAACAGTTAACGGAAAATCTATTCTTATAGGGAACCGAACTCTGCTAATGGAAAATAATGTGGAAATAGTAGACGATGATGAAGAAATGATTTCAAAACTGGAAGAGGAAGGCAAAACTGCAGTTTTAGTTGCTTTAAATAATGCTTTTTCCGGTATTCTGGGGGTGGCCGATACCCTGAAGGAAAATACCCCTATGGCCATAAGTGAGCTTAAAAAGATGCACCTGGAGGTGGCCATGATCACCGGGGACAACCCGCGGACTGCTGAAGCCATTGCCCGGAAAATAGGTATAGATCAGGTAATGGCCGGAGTATTACCCGAGGATAAATCTGCGGAAGTGAAAAGGCTTCAGGATAAAGGAAAAGTGGTGGCCTTTGTAGGGGATGGTATTAACGATGCTCCTGCCCTGGCCCAAGCTGATGTGGGGATAGCCATTGGTAGCGGTACTGATGTGGCCATTGAAAGCGGGGAGATAGTACTCATCAATGACAACTTGCTGGATGCTGTGGCTGGAGTGCAGTTATCAGAGAAAGTGATGGGACGTATCAAACTAAACCTTTTCTGGGCATTTGCTTACAACACTATCCTCATACCAGTGGCAGCAGGATTGCTCTACCCCACTTTCGGGATTACTTTCCGCCCGGAATATGCTGGTCTGGCAATGGCCCTGAGCTCAGTTACCATAGTAACCCTCTCACTACTTCTAAAGGGTTACATACCTCCATCTAAGAAGTTAGGAGTAGTTTGA
- a CDS encoding YHS domain-containing protein — MAVDPICKMDVDKESAKWVSEYKGKKYYFCAPGCKKEFDDNPEKYVEE; from the coding sequence ATGGCTGTAGATCCAATCTGTAAAATGGACGTTGATAAGGAAAGTGCCAAATGGGTTAGTGAATATAAAGGGAAAAAATACTACTTCTGCGCCCCGGGATGCAAAAAAGAATTCGATGATAATCCTGAAAAATACGTGGAAGAATAG